The stretch of DNA CGCACCCGGTCCGCCTGCCGACAGCTCAGAGGTTCATCTTGAAGCCGACGTGGGAGGCCACGAAGCCGAGACGTTCGTAGAATCGCCTGGCGCTGGTCCGTGTCGCGTCCGAGGTGAGCTGCACCAACTGGCACCCCTGGCGCCGGGAGTCCTCGACAGCCCACTCGATGAGCTGTGTACCGAGGCCGCCGCCGCGTTCGTCCGCGTGGATCCTGACCCCTTCGATGAGGGAGCGCGTCGCGCCCCGCCTGGACA from Streptomyces tsukubensis encodes:
- a CDS encoding GNAT family N-acetyltransferase, whose protein sequence is MGDLEIRAATVDDLRAIVEMLADDPLGARRESPDDLSPYLAAFEQLDADPHQQVIVAVREGRVVGTLQLTTIPGLSRRGATRSLIEGVRIHADERGGGLGTQLIEWAVEDSRRQGCQLVQLTSDATRTSARRFYERLGFVASHVGFKMNL